Proteins from one Pontibacter korlensis genomic window:
- a CDS encoding M48 family metalloprotease: protein MKKLIYTPLWMLMLVSLLALGSCDSNDGVIFSIQDDINLGQQVAHEVDSTYRAQGKLLERNSTNANTQKAYQSLDRIVNRILTSGEVKYQQEFPWTVKIIRDDETLNAFASPGGQIYVFTGLIKYLNDEDHLAGVLAHEIAHADKRHSVKQLQRDYGIALLLQVALGNNPGTLRQIAAQLSGSLAGLKFSRDAETEADETSVAYLGGTSHYACDGAAGFFIQLEQESQQGTPPEFLSTHPSPDNRIQNIQQEARERGCSTSTAPDSDLQQLKTALGL from the coding sequence ATGAAAAAGCTTATTTACACTCCACTGTGGATGCTGATGCTGGTAAGCCTACTGGCACTTGGCAGCTGCGATAGCAATGATGGTGTGATTTTCTCAATTCAGGACGACATCAACCTGGGCCAGCAAGTTGCCCATGAGGTAGACTCTACGTACCGCGCACAAGGTAAATTACTGGAGCGCAACAGTACGAATGCTAACACCCAGAAAGCTTATCAGAGCCTAGACCGCATCGTGAACCGTATCCTAACATCTGGTGAAGTCAAATACCAGCAGGAGTTTCCTTGGACAGTAAAGATCATCCGTGACGACGAAACCTTAAATGCTTTCGCCTCTCCAGGTGGACAGATTTATGTTTTTACCGGTCTTATAAAATACCTGAACGATGAGGACCATTTAGCCGGAGTACTGGCTCATGAGATAGCCCATGCCGATAAGCGCCATAGTGTAAAACAACTCCAACGCGACTATGGCATTGCGCTTTTGCTGCAGGTGGCACTTGGTAACAACCCTGGCACACTCCGCCAGATTGCGGCTCAATTAAGCGGCTCATTGGCAGGTCTAAAGTTTAGCCGCGATGCCGAAACAGAGGCAGACGAAACATCTGTAGCATACTTAGGCGGCACGAGCCACTACGCTTGCGATGGAGCTGCCGGTTTCTTTATACAATTGGAGCAGGAGTCGCAGCAGGGTACACCACCAGAATTCCTGAGCACACACCCAAGCCCAGATAACCGTATCCAGAACATACAGCAGGAGGCACGGGAGCGCGGCTGCAGCACCTCCACCGCACCTGACAGTGATTTACAGCAACTTAAAACTGCACTAGGTTTATAA
- a CDS encoding LON peptidase substrate-binding domain-containing protein, with protein sequence MKKYLPLFPLSIVVFPDEKLNLHVFEPRYKQLVMDCVEEGKTFGIPTYIQNGVGLYGTEVEILNIEKKYDNGEMDIRTKGLHIFKILKFDKMAPGRLYAGGDVEIVENKYDEDVITKLKIRENLEKLYDVLGLGNLYMELPEDFKSYDIAHQLGLNTEQEYTLLQLLSEQDRQEAILLHLQQVLPVVLETEKLKERVRLNGHFKNLTPPNF encoded by the coding sequence ATGAAAAAGTATCTGCCGCTATTTCCGTTAAGCATTGTGGTTTTTCCGGATGAGAAGCTGAACCTGCATGTTTTTGAGCCCCGCTACAAGCAGCTTGTAATGGATTGTGTGGAAGAAGGCAAAACATTTGGTATACCAACCTACATACAGAATGGCGTGGGCCTCTATGGCACCGAAGTGGAGATCCTGAACATAGAAAAAAAGTATGATAACGGCGAGATGGATATCCGCACCAAAGGATTACACATTTTTAAGATTTTAAAGTTTGATAAGATGGCACCTGGCCGGCTATATGCCGGTGGTGACGTAGAGATAGTAGAAAATAAGTACGACGAAGACGTCATCACTAAGCTAAAAATCAGGGAAAACCTGGAGAAGCTTTATGATGTACTTGGCTTAGGCAATCTGTACATGGAGCTTCCTGAAGACTTTAAGAGCTATGACATAGCGCACCAGCTAGGCCTGAACACAGAGCAGGAATATACGCTACTGCAGCTACTAAGCGAGCAGGACCGGCAGGAAGCAATTTTGCTGCACCTGCAGCAGGTGTTGCCTGTTGTGCTGGAAACTGAGAAGCTGAAAGAGCGCGTGCGCCTGAATGGCCATTTTAAGAACCTGACACCCCCAAACTTTTAA
- the mtgA gene encoding monofunctional biosynthetic peptidoglycan transglycosylase encodes MAKKRLGLRQVKLIVIKLMLSLFLISVAWVLVYRWIAPPVTLHMIQRRAEAGAAGKENPGIKYKFVSLEEMSEQLPLAVIASEDQKFLQHSGFDFDAISDAFKRNRKGGKIRGGSTISQQVAKNVFLWHGRSYLRKAVEAYFTVLIEVLWGKQRILEVYLNIAEMGDGVFGVEAASQEYFKKPAKEVGRQQSALLAAVLPNPIRFSAKNPSGYVYTRRVRIARAMGRLGGSNYIKEILPQTDEE; translated from the coding sequence ATGGCTAAAAAGCGATTGGGGTTGAGGCAGGTGAAGCTGATTGTAATAAAGCTAATGCTCAGCCTTTTTCTAATAAGCGTGGCATGGGTACTGGTATACCGCTGGATAGCACCACCGGTAACACTGCACATGATCCAGCGTAGGGCCGAAGCTGGTGCTGCCGGTAAAGAAAACCCCGGGATAAAGTATAAGTTCGTCTCTCTTGAGGAGATGTCGGAGCAGCTGCCTTTGGCTGTGATTGCCTCTGAAGACCAAAAATTTCTGCAGCACAGTGGCTTTGATTTTGATGCCATATCGGATGCTTTTAAGCGCAACCGCAAAGGAGGTAAAATCAGGGGCGGTAGTACTATCAGCCAACAAGTGGCAAAAAACGTTTTCTTATGGCATGGACGAAGCTACCTTCGAAAAGCTGTAGAAGCTTATTTTACGGTGCTGATAGAAGTACTCTGGGGTAAGCAGCGCATTCTGGAAGTATACCTAAACATTGCGGAAATGGGCGACGGCGTTTTTGGTGTGGAGGCTGCCTCACAGGAATACTTTAAGAAGCCTGCCAAAGAGGTGGGACGGCAGCAGTCGGCGCTGTTGGCGGCAGTATTACCCAATCCAATCAGGTTTTCAGCAAAGAATCCTTCTGGCTACGTTTATACCCGCCGTGTGCGGATTGCCCGTGCCATGGGGCGTTTGGGTGGATCCAACTATATAAAAGAAATTTTACCTCAGACTGATGAAGAATAA
- a CDS encoding YybH family protein: MKNKLLYFLLTLSLSGFSACKSSQSSSTVAQANSEVRQVLEEQAACWSRGDLACYMQGYWQSDSLLFIGSRGLTYGWQQTLDNYKRSYPDVSAMGKLNFDLKEFRQLSPETMLVVGKWHLQREAAKGDLEGHFSVIFRKFPEGWKIIADHSS; the protein is encoded by the coding sequence ATGAAGAATAAGTTGCTATACTTTTTGCTGACACTCTCCCTATCAGGCTTTTCAGCTTGCAAGAGTAGCCAAAGCTCCAGTACAGTTGCTCAGGCTAATTCTGAAGTAAGACAGGTGCTGGAGGAGCAGGCAGCTTGCTGGAGCCGTGGCGACCTAGCGTGTTATATGCAGGGGTACTGGCAGTCTGATTCCCTCTTGTTCATTGGCTCGCGTGGCCTTACCTATGGTTGGCAGCAGACGCTGGACAACTATAAGCGTAGCTATCCTGATGTATCTGCCATGGGCAAGCTTAACTTTGACCTGAAAGAGTTTAGACAACTGTCACCAGAAACTATGCTGGTAGTAGGAAAATGGCACTTACAGCGTGAAGCAGCTAAAGGAGATCTGGAGGGCCACTTCTCTGTAATCTTCAGAAAGTTTCCTGAAGGCTGGAAGATAATTGCCGACCACTCGAGTTGA
- a CDS encoding metallophosphoesterase gives MLVYFLIIIPVLTLSFLAFNYWQERRYRRKPFYKLSDVGWQRQNPPAQEEVVHSVALIGDIGAVATDGTDPVLQLVRQWQLEAQDKGSMIFLGDNLYPIGLPETGNRHRALAEARLDTLIESVKCYSGQGIFISGNHDWFKGREGGYEQMLRQEQYVQEHLPQTHSYLPPKGCPGPTSLQLAAGLLLVVINTQWFVQRGFKPLGSKYDCPYTDIEEFFVRLNKLLKRNTHQHVLIAAHHPLYSNAMHGGKFTIKQHVFPLTALHKRFLIPLPLFGSLYPFYRKMFGAYEDMSHRKYKRMRKRLLRIFHRYNNIIYAGGHDHNLQHFEVQGNHYIVSGSGSKTAFVKKGGRATFTLEELGFFVLNYYQNGEVWIECRVVSDTDEGGQVAFRKKVSTTVQNFAKQDFPQPA, from the coding sequence ATGCTGGTATACTTTCTGATAATAATCCCGGTACTCACACTCTCTTTCCTTGCCTTTAACTATTGGCAAGAGCGCAGGTACAGGCGCAAACCTTTCTATAAACTTTCTGATGTAGGATGGCAAAGACAAAACCCTCCCGCACAGGAGGAGGTGGTGCACTCGGTTGCGCTAATCGGAGATATAGGCGCTGTAGCAACCGATGGCACTGATCCTGTTCTGCAGCTTGTAAGGCAATGGCAGTTGGAGGCGCAAGACAAAGGCTCTATGATCTTCCTGGGAGACAACCTCTATCCTATTGGACTTCCAGAGACAGGCAACCGGCACCGTGCACTGGCTGAGGCACGATTAGATACGCTAATTGAAAGTGTAAAATGTTACTCCGGGCAAGGCATATTTATCAGCGGCAACCATGACTGGTTTAAAGGTCGTGAAGGTGGCTACGAACAAATGCTCAGGCAGGAGCAGTACGTGCAGGAGCACCTGCCCCAAACTCACAGTTACCTACCACCAAAAGGCTGCCCCGGCCCTACCAGTTTACAGCTTGCAGCAGGCCTGCTACTGGTGGTCATCAATACACAATGGTTTGTTCAAAGGGGGTTTAAACCACTAGGCAGCAAGTATGATTGTCCTTATACTGATATAGAAGAGTTTTTTGTGCGCCTCAATAAGCTACTAAAGCGCAATACCCATCAGCATGTACTTATAGCAGCGCATCATCCTTTGTACAGTAATGCCATGCATGGAGGCAAGTTTACTATAAAACAGCATGTCTTTCCACTAACAGCGCTGCATAAGCGTTTCCTTATACCTTTGCCTTTATTTGGATCACTTTACCCTTTTTATAGAAAGATGTTTGGGGCCTACGAAGATATGTCGCACCGCAAGTATAAACGTATGCGCAAGCGCCTTCTCCGCATCTTTCATCGCTACAACAACATCATATATGCGGGAGGGCACGACCATAACCTGCAGCACTTTGAGGTGCAGGGCAACCACTACATTGTGAGCGGCTCTGGCAGTAAAACTGCCTTTGTAAAAAAAGGAGGTAGAGCCACCTTCACTCTCGAAGAACTGGGTTTCTTTGTATTAAACTACTACCAAAACGGAGAAGTATGGATTGAGTGCCGTGTTGTTTCCGACACAGATGAAGGCGGTCAGGTTGCTTTCCGTAAAAAAGTAAGTACAACAGTTCAGAACTTCGCTAAGCAGGATTTTCCTCAACCCGCATAG
- a CDS encoding App1 family protein: protein MKNVNKHLTQAILKGEEKLDLLTFQLKNKLRLNRPLQIVTYRSYGTPDRLYVKGRVLVDKGIRQSEETDTTWENLLNMYRRFESDEIPNARVQLCLQEQLYEITTDVEGYFVMNLRPEKPLELADSWHPIEIELVDAPVHNFQPGIKETAHVLVPPPDAEYGIISDIDDTIVRTGATSLLQTGRNVLLNNAHSRIPFHGVSQFYRSLQLGRNGKHNNPFFYVSSSPWNNYDLLYHFLELNEIPQGPLLLRDFGIDENKLGHSDHMSHKYKEIQNILMTYPHLNFILIGDSGQQDAPIYQEVVKNHPGRIMAIYIRDVNIEKRTQAVTKIADELKQSGEVEMLLVKNTAAAAAHAAENGFILTEEVKEVEKEVIVDEEGDTA, encoded by the coding sequence ATGAAGAACGTTAACAAGCACCTTACCCAGGCTATACTTAAAGGAGAAGAAAAGTTAGACCTGCTTACATTTCAGCTAAAGAACAAGCTGCGGCTAAACCGTCCCCTGCAGATTGTTACCTACCGTAGCTACGGCACGCCTGATCGCCTCTATGTTAAAGGTCGTGTGTTAGTGGATAAGGGCATACGTCAATCTGAAGAAACCGACACCACCTGGGAAAACCTGTTGAACATGTACCGAAGGTTCGAGAGCGACGAGATACCTAACGCTCGTGTGCAGCTCTGCCTGCAAGAGCAACTGTACGAGATAACCACTGATGTAGAAGGCTACTTTGTGATGAACCTACGCCCGGAGAAGCCCTTAGAATTAGCTGATAGCTGGCACCCGATTGAAATAGAACTAGTGGATGCTCCTGTACATAATTTCCAGCCGGGTATAAAGGAAACGGCCCACGTGTTAGTACCGCCACCTGATGCTGAGTACGGCATCATCTCTGATATTGACGACACCATTGTTAGAACCGGAGCGACCAGCTTACTACAGACAGGCAGAAACGTGTTGTTGAACAACGCGCATAGTCGCATTCCTTTTCATGGAGTGTCTCAGTTCTACCGCTCCCTGCAGTTAGGCCGAAACGGAAAACATAACAACCCATTCTTCTACGTAAGCTCCAGCCCCTGGAACAACTATGATCTCCTATACCACTTCCTGGAACTGAACGAGATTCCACAGGGGCCTCTCCTGCTCCGGGACTTTGGCATAGACGAGAACAAGCTGGGACACAGCGACCACATGAGCCACAAGTATAAAGAGATCCAGAACATCCTGATGACCTACCCGCACCTTAACTTTATACTTATAGGTGACAGTGGACAGCAAGATGCTCCTATATACCAGGAGGTGGTGAAAAATCATCCAGGCCGTATCATGGCCATTTACATCCGGGACGTGAACATTGAAAAACGCACACAGGCTGTGACCAAAATTGCTGATGAACTCAAACAAAGTGGCGAGGTAGAAATGCTGCTTGTAAAGAACACTGCCGCCGCAGCTGCTCATGCCGCCGAGAATGGCTTTATACTTACAGAAGAAGTTAAGGAAGTAGAAAAAGAGGTGATAGTGGACGAAGAAGGAGATACTGCCTGA
- a CDS encoding alpha-amylase family protein: MIEELWYKNAVIYSLDLETFMDYNGDGVGDFEGLTRRLDYLHAMGVDTVWLAPFQPTPNKDNGYDIKDYYGVDPRHGSSGNFVEFMHQANKRGIKVIIDLVVNHTSVDHPWFQNARTGKDAKYHDWYIWSEERPEDWDEGMVFPGVQKSTWTYDKKAKAYYYHRFYNFQPDLNMANPEVREEICRIMGFWLELGVAGFRVDAVPFLLEVTTTGPKEDKLNFKYLRELRRFLQWRRGDAIFLGEANVLPKDTKKYFGEEGEGIHLMFNFYVNQYMFYALATGDIEPLKEALEATRINFPTSHWANFLRNHDELDLGRLTDEQRQKVFARFGPDENMQLYGRGIRRRLSTMLGNRQQSELAYSLMFSLPGAPVIRYGDEIGMGDDLSLKERDAVRTPMQWTAEKHAGFSAADKLIHPVIDEGPYSYQHVNVDSQRRTPDSLLNWMTTLVRLRHECTEIGWGDWEILETNNAQILCMYYSWQGSSLLIFHNFAEKASEVILDLKDKQINKLIDLMRQEESVANGKGRHHITLDAYGYRWFRAEGITHLMQKG; the protein is encoded by the coding sequence ATGATAGAAGAGCTTTGGTATAAAAATGCAGTAATTTATAGTCTTGATCTGGAAACCTTTATGGATTACAACGGAGACGGAGTCGGCGATTTTGAAGGCCTTACCCGCCGCCTTGATTACCTGCATGCCATGGGTGTAGACACGGTTTGGCTTGCCCCCTTCCAACCAACGCCGAACAAGGATAATGGCTACGACATCAAAGATTATTACGGTGTGGATCCACGCCACGGCTCCAGCGGAAATTTTGTGGAGTTTATGCACCAGGCTAACAAACGCGGCATCAAAGTGATCATCGATTTGGTAGTAAACCATACTTCTGTAGATCACCCCTGGTTTCAGAACGCTAGAACTGGTAAAGACGCAAAGTACCACGATTGGTATATCTGGTCTGAAGAAAGACCTGAAGACTGGGATGAAGGCATGGTGTTTCCGGGAGTGCAGAAATCTACCTGGACCTACGACAAAAAAGCCAAGGCCTACTATTACCACCGGTTCTACAATTTTCAGCCCGACCTGAATATGGCTAACCCTGAAGTTCGAGAAGAAATTTGCCGGATCATGGGGTTCTGGTTAGAGTTAGGTGTGGCAGGTTTCCGGGTAGATGCGGTTCCTTTTTTACTGGAGGTAACAACTACCGGTCCTAAGGAAGACAAACTCAACTTTAAATACCTACGTGAACTTCGACGCTTTTTGCAGTGGCGCCGGGGAGATGCTATTTTCTTAGGGGAAGCTAACGTATTGCCTAAAGACACTAAAAAGTACTTTGGAGAAGAGGGCGAAGGCATACACCTGATGTTTAACTTCTATGTAAACCAGTACATGTTTTATGCACTGGCCACAGGAGACATAGAGCCTTTGAAGGAGGCTTTAGAAGCAACACGTATTAATTTCCCTACCTCCCACTGGGCTAATTTCCTGCGCAACCACGACGAGCTGGACTTGGGGCGCCTAACAGATGAGCAGCGGCAGAAAGTATTTGCCCGCTTTGGGCCAGATGAAAACATGCAGCTCTACGGCAGGGGTATCCGGCGCCGCTTGTCTACCATGCTGGGTAACAGGCAGCAGAGTGAGCTGGCCTACAGCCTTATGTTCTCCCTCCCTGGAGCACCTGTTATCCGTTATGGAGACGAAATAGGCATGGGAGATGACTTGAGCCTGAAGGAGCGTGATGCTGTAAGAACACCAATGCAGTGGACTGCTGAAAAGCATGCCGGTTTTTCAGCGGCAGACAAGCTAATACATCCTGTAATCGACGAAGGCCCTTACTCCTATCAGCATGTAAACGTGGACAGCCAACGCCGTACCCCCGACTCCCTGCTAAACTGGATGACAACACTGGTGCGCTTGCGCCACGAATGCACCGAGATCGGATGGGGAGATTGGGAGATTTTAGAAACCAATAACGCACAAATATTGTGCATGTACTACAGCTGGCAGGGTAGTTCGCTTCTCATCTTTCATAACTTCGCAGAGAAAGCCAGTGAGGTTATTCTAGACCTGAAGGACAAGCAGATAAATAAACTGATAGACCTGATGCGTCAAGAGGAAAGTGTGGCTAACGGTAAAGGAAGGCACCACATTACACTAGATGCATACGGCTACCGCTGGTTCCGAGCTGAAGGTATAACCCACCTCATGCAGAAGGGTTAA
- a CDS encoding GreA/GreB family elongation factor codes for MSRAFVKEDDAGQPPIIPPRAALPPGATNYVTPKGLAMLRAELTDLETERSRAEANHEDEANRTRQLTILNAQLNALNERIASARVIDPASQPADEIRFGATVTLKTIKGGKPGFERTFTIVGVDEASVADGKVAFVAPIARAVIGANVGQTVTLKFGRHEETVQVTDISYSSD; via the coding sequence ATGAGTAGAGCGTTTGTAAAAGAAGACGATGCAGGGCAGCCACCTATCATACCACCCAGAGCTGCACTTCCACCGGGAGCTACGAATTATGTTACTCCTAAGGGGCTGGCAATGCTTCGTGCTGAGTTAACAGACCTGGAAACGGAGCGTTCCAGAGCAGAAGCAAACCATGAAGACGAAGCAAACAGGACCCGCCAGCTTACCATCCTGAATGCACAGCTAAATGCCCTGAACGAGCGGATAGCTAGTGCCAGAGTCATCGATCCAGCATCTCAACCAGCAGACGAGATAAGGTTTGGTGCCACCGTAACGTTAAAAACCATCAAAGGCGGCAAGCCTGGATTTGAACGCACCTTCACAATTGTTGGTGTAGATGAAGCCTCGGTAGCTGATGGTAAAGTAGCTTTTGTGGCCCCCATTGCCCGTGCTGTAATCGGCGCCAATGTGGGGCAAACTGTTACGCTTAAGTTTGGCCGTCACGAAGAAACTGTTCAGGTAACCGATATCAGCTATAGCTCGGATTAA
- a CDS encoding diacylglycerol/lipid kinase family protein has translation MNLNRHKNLLFVLNPIAGDIDKEDLKEDIAAICKEHEIEQEIYPTTGDNDKKALKKKLQENLYDGVYAIGGDGTVNLVASLLIGTTIPLGIVPMGSGNGLSKDLDIPQDTEEALQLIHTNVIRNIDTITLNGKPSIHLSDLGFNAWVVKQFCEGDTRGPGAYAWIALQEYLGYEPKNYRIVTDADTFEGKAFMVTVANANAWGSNASINPDGILNDGKFEICLIEPFPRTASIGILYKLYTDSIDTSVYTRILKCKRATIYNFNREVMHIDGEPVETAEVIEVEMHPKSLKVILPVPEQDV, from the coding sequence ATGAACTTGAACAGGCACAAGAACCTGCTTTTCGTGTTAAATCCCATTGCCGGCGATATAGACAAAGAGGACCTGAAAGAGGATATTGCCGCCATATGTAAAGAGCATGAGATTGAGCAGGAAATTTATCCCACTACTGGAGATAATGATAAGAAAGCACTTAAAAAGAAGCTACAAGAAAACTTATACGATGGTGTATATGCCATAGGAGGGGACGGTACCGTAAACTTGGTAGCCTCGCTATTGATTGGTACCACCATACCACTCGGTATTGTGCCCATGGGCTCTGGCAATGGCCTCTCGAAAGATCTTGACATACCGCAGGATACAGAGGAGGCGCTACAGCTGATTCATACAAATGTTATTCGCAACATCGATACCATCACACTTAATGGCAAGCCATCCATACATCTGAGTGACCTTGGCTTTAATGCCTGGGTGGTAAAGCAGTTTTGCGAGGGCGACACACGTGGGCCAGGAGCCTATGCCTGGATTGCGCTACAGGAGTACCTTGGGTATGAGCCAAAGAACTATCGCATCGTGACAGATGCAGATACCTTTGAGGGCAAGGCATTCATGGTTACTGTTGCCAACGCAAATGCCTGGGGTTCTAACGCCAGCATCAACCCAGATGGTATCTTAAACGATGGAAAGTTTGAAATCTGCCTGATAGAACCTTTCCCCAGAACAGCCAGCATAGGCATACTATACAAGCTGTACACCGACAGCATAGATACCAGCGTTTATACCCGCATTCTTAAGTGTAAGCGTGCCACCATATACAACTTCAATAGGGAGGTAATGCATATTGATGGAGAGCCTGTTGAGACTGCTGAGGTAATAGAGGTGGAAATGCATCCCAAGAGCCTCAAGGTGATACTACCTGTGCCGGAACAAGATGTTTAG